A single window of Pontibacillus chungwhensis DNA harbors:
- a CDS encoding thiolase family protein, whose amino-acid sequence MNREVVIVEAVRTAVGKRGGVFRDVHPVHMASAVLRRLVQKAQVDKGLIEDIVMGCVSPVGEQGFNIGRLAGLEAGFPVEVPGVQLNRMCGSGQQAIHFAAQEILAGDMEVTIGAGVENMSKVPILSDGDERTIPDSLHDRYEFIHQGLSAERIAEKYGFTREQLDQYAYESHRRAIKAMESGAFKEEILPYKGSTKEGDPVLVEEDEGPRRDTSLERLAKLRPVFKEDGLVTAGNASQMSDGAAAVLLMDHQKAKELGVKSRARIVKRVVVGSDPTLMLDGVIPATKKVLNRAGLTIDDIDVVEINEAFAPVVLAWQQELGADLQKVNVNGGAIALGHPLGATGAKLMTTLLHELERRQGRYGLLTICIGHGMSTAAIIERL is encoded by the coding sequence ATGAATCGGGAAGTAGTCATTGTGGAAGCTGTCAGAACTGCTGTAGGAAAAAGAGGGGGAGTCTTTCGGGACGTTCACCCTGTTCATATGGCAAGTGCGGTTTTGCGAAGGCTTGTTCAAAAGGCTCAAGTTGATAAGGGGCTAATTGAGGATATTGTGATGGGATGCGTCTCACCTGTAGGCGAACAAGGGTTCAACATTGGACGACTTGCAGGACTCGAAGCGGGTTTTCCGGTGGAAGTACCCGGAGTTCAATTAAACCGAATGTGTGGATCTGGACAACAAGCGATCCATTTTGCCGCTCAGGAAATTCTGGCAGGGGATATGGAAGTCACCATAGGAGCAGGTGTTGAGAATATGTCCAAAGTTCCTATATTAAGTGATGGAGACGAGAGAACGATCCCTGATTCGCTTCATGATAGATATGAATTTATCCATCAGGGCCTTTCAGCTGAACGGATTGCTGAGAAATATGGATTTACACGTGAACAACTAGACCAGTACGCTTATGAAAGTCATCGGCGAGCCATTAAAGCGATGGAGTCAGGAGCTTTCAAAGAAGAGATCCTTCCTTATAAAGGGAGTACGAAAGAAGGGGACCCTGTTCTTGTGGAGGAGGATGAGGGACCAAGAAGAGACACGTCTCTTGAGCGCTTGGCTAAGCTTCGTCCGGTTTTCAAGGAAGATGGGCTTGTCACTGCAGGAAATGCGAGTCAGATGAGCGATGGGGCCGCGGCTGTGCTCTTAATGGATCATCAAAAAGCGAAAGAATTGGGGGTTAAAAGCAGAGCTCGAATTGTAAAGCGAGTCGTGGTCGGTTCAGATCCAACATTGATGTTAGATGGAGTCATTCCGGCTACCAAAAAAGTTCTGAATAGAGCAGGTTTGACGATTGATGATATTGACGTGGTGGAGATTAATGAGGCATTTGCTCCTGTTGTGCTTGCCTGGCAACAAGAGTTAGGGGCAGATTTGCAAAAAGTAAATGTAAATGGAGGCGCGATTGCTCTTGGCCATCCCCTAGGGGCCACAGGAGCGAAGCTTATGACTACGCTCCTTCATGAATTAGAGCGTAGACAGGGCCGGTACGGTCTTCTCACGATATGTATCGGACACGGTATGTCGACGGCAGCGATTATTGAACGTTTATAG
- a CDS encoding cobalamin-binding protein: MRIVSLCPSNTELLAYLGLIDQLVGVDQYSDWPEEVKDLPQLGPDLSIDMDHVERLKPDLVLASLSVPGMERNIEELKKRNVPYIVLNPNSLEEIAEDLLKVGGCTNKEEEAKEVVHHYRSILSQFQQLGETISEKPRLYFEWWPKPVFSPGGPNWLTKMSELAGGQNVFSNAEEASVQCTWEDVRVLNPDVVCMAWVGVKEEKMKPEAVRKRPGWEGVKAIQEDRIFVLEESLYCRPSPRLLLGLQKLAYLLHPDIYPEPDENDPLLQKNSERLDRY, from the coding sequence TTGAGGATTGTATCCCTGTGTCCCAGTAATACAGAACTCTTGGCTTACCTTGGGTTAATAGACCAGCTGGTTGGGGTCGATCAGTATTCCGATTGGCCGGAAGAAGTAAAAGATTTACCACAGCTTGGCCCTGATCTTTCCATTGATATGGATCATGTAGAACGTCTGAAACCAGATCTTGTCCTCGCTTCTTTAAGTGTACCGGGTATGGAGCGAAATATCGAAGAATTAAAGAAGCGTAATGTGCCCTATATCGTTCTTAACCCAAATTCTCTTGAGGAAATTGCTGAAGATTTACTGAAAGTAGGCGGTTGTACCAATAAGGAAGAAGAGGCAAAGGAAGTGGTTCATCATTATCGATCCATCCTTTCTCAATTTCAACAACTGGGTGAAACCATTTCTGAGAAGCCAAGACTGTACTTTGAATGGTGGCCTAAGCCTGTTTTCTCTCCGGGTGGGCCGAACTGGTTAACGAAAATGAGTGAACTAGCTGGTGGCCAGAATGTGTTCTCAAATGCAGAAGAGGCAAGTGTCCAATGCACTTGGGAAGATGTGCGTGTGTTAAACCCAGATGTTGTGTGTATGGCGTGGGTTGGAGTAAAGGAAGAGAAGATGAAGCCTGAAGCAGTACGGAAAAGGCCAGGCTGGGAAGGGGTTAAGGCGATTCAGGAGGACCGAATTTTTGTGCTCGAAGAATCGTTATACTGTCGACCTTCTCCTCGGTTATTATTGGGGCTACAGAAATTAGCCTACCTACTTCATCCTGATATTTATCCAGAGCCAGATGAGAACGATCCGTTACTACAAAAAAATAGCGAACGGCTAGATCGTTACTAA
- a CDS encoding bifunctional 2',3'-cyclic-nucleotide 2'-phosphodiesterase/3'-nucleotidase — protein MNRKKKVAVSSVVALGMATSLVAPNVVQAAEDEDIVKLRIMETTDIHSNVMNYDYFSDKEVNDFGLVKTATLIREAKEEAKNSLLFDNGDLIQGSPLADYMAKDKEWEEGDQHPVYKALNILDYDAGNFGNHEFNYGLDYLSEVTSGAEFPYVNANVYKDDGDDDPSNDENYFDPYIILDKEVTDEDGETHTVKVGVIGFVPPQIMQWDKSNLEGKVITKDIVKSAEKFVPEMKENGADMVVAIAHSGIGSVTEDGMEEDATYDLSKVEGIDAVLFGHAHSEFPGEDYADLEGADIEKGTLNGTPAVMPGFWGSHLGKIDFTLEKTDGKWEIKDAQSSLDAIYDSENDQSLADPDKEIVKAVKEDHEGTIEYVNAPVGQTESDLYSYFSQVQDDPTVQIVTDAQKRYVETYIQGTEYEGLPVLSAGAPFKAGRDGVTDFTDIEAGDLAIKDTTSLYKYPNTVNVLKLNGSEVREWLEWSAGQFNQIDPESDEEQLLVKPNDRSDEGFPSYNFDVIDGVSYQIDVTVPQRYNNDGTEVIHDTHRIQNLEYNGEPIDEDQQFLIATNNYRATATPIANPGGDNIVIESPDENRQVLVNYIRDNETIDPKADGNWSIAPVEGDPSLVFYSSPDAQGYAEANEDIAYVSTRDDGYAKYSFDLTDEQEENNEDETEEPEVDEKANDLIYTVKWNDTLGKIGANYGIHWKELAEYNNISNVRQLMVGQSLYIPVPEETNDYRVHIVSQGETLGKIASQYEESWKELATYNKLKNPHFLKIGQHIKIPKN, from the coding sequence ATGAATCGTAAGAAGAAAGTGGCGGTGAGTTCTGTTGTGGCCTTGGGGATGGCGACATCACTTGTTGCTCCAAATGTTGTGCAAGCAGCTGAGGATGAAGATATTGTAAAGCTACGGATTATGGAGACAACGGATATTCACTCCAATGTGATGAACTATGATTATTTCTCTGATAAAGAAGTAAACGATTTTGGCTTAGTGAAAACAGCTACTTTAATCCGAGAAGCGAAAGAAGAGGCGAAGAACTCTCTTTTATTTGATAACGGGGATTTAATTCAGGGTAGCCCTCTTGCTGATTATATGGCGAAGGATAAAGAATGGGAAGAAGGGGATCAGCACCCTGTTTATAAAGCACTGAATATCCTTGATTATGATGCGGGTAACTTCGGTAACCATGAGTTCAATTATGGTTTAGACTACTTAAGTGAAGTAACATCAGGAGCAGAATTCCCATATGTAAACGCAAATGTGTATAAAGACGATGGTGATGATGACCCATCGAACGATGAGAACTACTTTGATCCTTATATCATTCTTGATAAAGAAGTAACAGATGAAGATGGAGAAACGCACACGGTTAAAGTTGGGGTAATTGGTTTTGTTCCTCCTCAAATTATGCAGTGGGATAAGAGTAACCTTGAAGGGAAAGTCATCACGAAAGATATTGTGAAGTCTGCCGAAAAGTTTGTTCCTGAAATGAAGGAAAACGGGGCAGATATGGTTGTTGCGATTGCTCACTCTGGCATAGGAAGTGTGACAGAGGATGGAATGGAAGAAGACGCGACCTATGACCTTTCTAAAGTAGAAGGAATTGACGCAGTTCTGTTTGGACATGCTCACTCTGAATTCCCAGGGGAAGACTATGCAGATCTTGAAGGAGCGGACATCGAGAAGGGTACGTTAAATGGAACGCCTGCAGTGATGCCAGGATTCTGGGGCTCTCATTTAGGAAAGATTGATTTCACTCTTGAGAAGACAGACGGTAAATGGGAAATCAAAGATGCTCAATCCAGTCTTGATGCCATCTATGATTCTGAAAATGATCAGTCGTTAGCAGATCCGGATAAAGAAATAGTAAAAGCGGTCAAGGAAGACCATGAAGGAACAATTGAGTACGTAAATGCACCAGTTGGGCAAACGGAATCCGATCTTTACAGCTATTTCTCCCAGGTTCAAGATGATCCTACAGTACAAATCGTAACCGATGCGCAAAAGCGTTATGTTGAAACCTACATTCAGGGAACCGAATATGAAGGCCTTCCAGTCTTATCAGCCGGAGCACCTTTCAAAGCTGGACGCGACGGGGTTACAGACTTTACGGATATTGAAGCGGGCGACTTAGCTATTAAAGATACAACCTCTTTATATAAATATCCAAATACGGTAAATGTATTAAAGTTAAACGGTTCTGAAGTACGTGAATGGTTAGAGTGGAGTGCCGGCCAATTTAATCAGATTGATCCTGAAAGTGACGAGGAACAACTCCTTGTGAAACCAAATGACCGTTCTGATGAAGGTTTCCCAAGCTACAACTTTGATGTCATCGATGGAGTGAGTTATCAAATTGATGTGACTGTCCCTCAACGCTATAACAACGACGGAACAGAAGTCATCCATGACACACATCGTATTCAGAACTTGGAGTATAACGGGGAACCGATTGATGAAGATCAGCAATTCCTAATCGCTACAAACAACTATCGTGCGACAGCAACACCAATTGCGAACCCTGGAGGGGACAATATCGTTATTGAATCTCCAGATGAAAACCGCCAAGTGCTTGTGAATTATATCCGAGATAATGAAACCATTGACCCTAAAGCGGATGGAAACTGGTCCATTGCGCCGGTAGAGGGCGATCCGAGTCTAGTATTCTATTCTTCTCCAGATGCACAAGGATATGCAGAGGCGAATGAAGACATTGCTTATGTAAGTACAAGAGACGATGGCTATGCGAAATATTCATTTGACCTTACTGATGAGCAAGAAGAGAACAATGAAGATGAAACAGAAGAACCAGAAGTAGATGAAAAGGCCAATGATCTGATCTATACCGTGAAGTGGAACGATACCCTTGGCAAAATCGGAGCGAACTACGGAATCCACTGGAAAGAACTTGCTGAGTACAACAACATTAGCAATGTGCGCCAATTAATGGTCGGGCAAAGTCTTTATATCCCTGTACCAGAAGAAACGAATGATTACCGTGTGCATATTGTCAGTCAGGGAGAAACACTAGGCAAAATCGCATCACAATATGAAGAGTCTTGGAAAGAGTTAGCAACTTATAACAAACTCAAAAACCCTCATTTCTTAAAAATTGGTCAGCACATCAAAATCCCGAAAAACTAA
- a CDS encoding peptidase E — protein sequence MNIIAMGGGGFSTEMDNPRLDRYILNQSEQLRPKICFLATASGDDKEYIKKFYTFFNEEACEPTHLSLMEPVVEDFESFLLSQDIIYVGGGNTRNMLALWKEWELDKILEKAWKKDIILAGLSAGAMCWFKEGISDDTPGNMSKVRGLDFIRGSICPHYDGDPKWKEGYHTFIQQNQIEPGFALDEGAAIHFVGRDVHVAVSSRPNAGAYRITAGKQEVNEEMLDMVHLSLDQ from the coding sequence ATGAATATTATTGCAATGGGTGGCGGCGGATTCTCCACAGAGATGGACAACCCGAGGCTGGACCGATATATCTTAAATCAATCTGAACAACTTCGTCCTAAGATATGTTTCTTAGCGACTGCAAGCGGCGATGATAAGGAATACATCAAGAAGTTCTACACATTCTTCAATGAAGAAGCATGCGAACCTACGCACTTATCGTTGATGGAACCAGTTGTAGAAGACTTTGAATCGTTTCTTCTATCCCAGGACATTATTTATGTAGGAGGCGGAAATACGCGCAATATGTTGGCGCTTTGGAAAGAATGGGAGCTCGACAAGATCTTAGAGAAAGCATGGAAAAAAGACATTATCCTTGCAGGGCTTAGCGCTGGGGCGATGTGCTGGTTCAAAGAAGGGATCTCAGACGATACTCCAGGCAACATGAGTAAAGTGCGTGGACTAGATTTCATACGCGGAAGCATTTGTCCCCATTATGATGGGGATCCAAAATGGAAAGAAGGCTATCATACGTTTATTCAACAAAATCAAATCGAACCCGGATTTGCGTTAGATGAAGGGGCTGCGATTCACTTTGTTGGGCGTGATGTTCACGTGGCAGTCTCCTCACGTCCAAATGCAGGGGCTTACCGTATAACAGCAGGGAAACAGGAAGTAAATGAAGAAATGTTAGACATGGTCCACCTCTCTCTTGATCAATAA
- a CDS encoding ABC transporter ATP-binding protein, producing the protein MIEVNQVTKRYNENKVAVSQLNLSVPDGKIIGFLGPNGAGKSTTIKMITGILPIDEGSITINGHDISDNPIEAKRSFGYVPDHPDQFLRLKGIEYLHFIGDMYEVPQSIRKEKIEQLTKTFDIYDVLNDRIQTYSHGMRQKIVITGVLLHDPDVWILDEPLTGLDPKSSYAVKEMMREHAAKGKTVFFSTHVLEVVEQLCDEVAIIKDGTLQFYGTMNEMREKYQSDDTLEHIFLELTEHE; encoded by the coding sequence ATGATTGAAGTGAATCAAGTGACAAAGCGATACAATGAAAATAAAGTGGCGGTAAGCCAACTCAATCTTTCCGTTCCAGACGGAAAGATTATTGGTTTTCTGGGTCCAAACGGAGCCGGAAAATCCACGACCATTAAAATGATTACAGGAATTCTTCCTATTGATGAAGGATCGATTACCATCAATGGCCACGATATATCTGACAATCCGATTGAAGCAAAACGTTCATTTGGCTATGTCCCGGATCACCCGGATCAATTCTTGCGTCTAAAAGGAATCGAGTACTTGCACTTTATTGGAGATATGTACGAAGTTCCTCAGTCTATTCGCAAGGAAAAAATTGAGCAACTCACCAAGACGTTCGACATTTATGATGTTTTAAATGACCGCATTCAGACGTATTCACACGGCATGCGCCAAAAAATAGTCATTACAGGTGTCTTGCTCCATGACCCTGATGTATGGATATTAGATGAACCATTAACAGGTCTAGACCCTAAATCATCTTATGCGGTGAAAGAAATGATGCGCGAGCATGCCGCAAAAGGGAAAACTGTATTCTTCTCGACCCACGTACTCGAAGTGGTTGAACAATTATGTGATGAAGTTGCGATTATTAAAGACGGGACGCTTCAGTTTTATGGAACGATGAATGAAATGCGGGAGAAATACCAATCTGATGACACCCTTGAACATATCTTCTTGGAGTTGACTGAACATGAATAA
- a CDS encoding AzlD domain-containing protein — protein sequence MIFIIMGMALVTMIPRFLPAFVVDRWTFPAWVSRWLNAIPYAALGALIFPGITTVIEGEPHVGLIAGGVGVVLAFFRVHTIVTVVVAIGTVYVLTIG from the coding sequence ATGATATTCATCATTATGGGGATGGCACTCGTTACAATGATTCCTCGCTTTCTCCCTGCATTTGTGGTCGACCGTTGGACATTTCCTGCGTGGGTTTCTCGATGGCTGAACGCGATCCCTTATGCGGCGCTTGGAGCATTGATCTTTCCTGGTATTACGACTGTAATCGAGGGGGAGCCTCACGTAGGACTGATTGCTGGAGGAGTGGGTGTTGTATTAGCATTTTTCCGGGTCCATACGATTGTTACAGTTGTAGTGGCGATTGGAACGGTATATGTCCTGACGATTGGATAA
- a CDS encoding AzlC family ABC transporter permease — translation MQVNSHTIERSNNGARYALKKGAIAGLPIMFGYMPIAITYGVLASEAGLNLFEITMMSVLVFAGASQFVATNMILTGVGAIEIILATFVLNFRHFVMSFSFMNQVRSLSLKWKIPMSLGLTDETFAVGSLHKKEAREPHGALFYAAMILVSYASWIGGSFLGGVLGEVIPAALSQSMVVALYAMFIALLVPSVRKEWRIGIIAVISMGVNYALSSLGVSDGWAIVTATLVGGASGIGLLKEEEA, via the coding sequence GTGCAGGTGAATTCACATACGATTGAGAGGTCGAATAACGGGGCGCGGTATGCTTTAAAAAAGGGAGCGATTGCAGGCTTGCCGATTATGTTTGGGTACATGCCGATTGCAATTACATATGGGGTATTAGCAAGTGAAGCGGGTTTGAACTTGTTTGAGATTACGATGATGAGCGTGCTGGTGTTTGCAGGCGCAAGCCAGTTTGTGGCGACCAATATGATCCTGACAGGGGTTGGAGCAATTGAAATTATACTGGCGACCTTTGTCCTTAATTTCCGGCATTTTGTTATGAGCTTTTCGTTTATGAATCAGGTTCGCTCTCTGTCCTTGAAATGGAAGATTCCGATGTCGCTTGGGTTAACAGATGAAACGTTTGCCGTTGGATCCCTTCACAAAAAGGAAGCGAGAGAACCCCATGGAGCTTTGTTTTATGCGGCTATGATTCTAGTCTCCTACGCTTCTTGGATTGGGGGATCTTTCCTTGGTGGGGTGTTAGGAGAGGTAATCCCAGCTGCTCTTAGTCAAAGTATGGTGGTGGCGTTATATGCGATGTTCATAGCGTTACTTGTTCCTTCTGTTAGGAAAGAGTGGAGGATTGGAATTATTGCTGTTATCAGTATGGGAGTTAATTATGCGTTATCTTCATTAGGGGTCAGCGACGGTTGGGCCATCGTTACAGCTACACTTGTGGGCGGAGCAAGTGGAATTGGGTTATTAAAGGAGGAAGAAGCATGA
- the wrbA gene encoding NAD(P)H:quinone oxidoreductase: MTNIAVVYYSSTGTNYKLAKWAEEAAKEAGAEVKLVRVAETAPEEAIAQNPAWKKHLEETKDVPVASNDDLEWADGFIFSVPTRFGNVPAQVKSFLDATGGLWFNGKLVNKVVSAMSSAQNPHGGQEQTITNLYTTMFHWGAIVAAPGYSDQAVFAGGGNPYGTSVTVGQDGNMQEDVEAAVRHQAKRTVDIASRIHSK; this comes from the coding sequence TTGACAAACATTGCAGTGGTTTATTACAGTTCTACCGGTACAAATTACAAATTAGCAAAATGGGCAGAAGAAGCAGCTAAAGAGGCGGGCGCTGAGGTAAAACTTGTACGCGTAGCAGAAACAGCACCTGAAGAAGCAATCGCTCAGAATCCAGCTTGGAAGAAGCATTTAGAAGAGACAAAAGATGTTCCCGTTGCTTCAAATGATGACCTAGAATGGGCCGATGGTTTTATCTTTAGTGTACCCACTCGATTTGGGAATGTGCCTGCTCAAGTGAAGTCTTTCTTAGACGCAACAGGTGGACTTTGGTTTAACGGGAAACTTGTAAATAAAGTCGTCAGTGCAATGTCATCTGCTCAAAATCCTCATGGTGGTCAAGAACAAACAATCACGAACCTTTATACAACGATGTTCCACTGGGGAGCCATTGTAGCTGCACCAGGATACTCTGATCAAGCAGTCTTTGCTGGCGGAGGAAATCCATATGGTACATCTGTAACCGTAGGCCAAGACGGTAACATGCAAGAAGATGTAGAAGCGGCAGTAAGACATCAGGCGAAACGTACGGTTGATATTGCGAGCCGTATTCATAGTAAATAA
- a CDS encoding GNAT family N-acetyltransferase, giving the protein MQLYTIRRATQEDAKAIAYVHVESWRTTYQPLLEEEDIQSLTLENRITLWETILKAPINNQTIFVATDESEKVVGFISGGKERTKVYGYDGEIYAIYLLDEVRKKGLGTELLKAFTNDMAQKGYGSILVWVLTRNPNKRFYERYGAVAVEAENITIGKGTYEETAYGWKHLDHLLETLPAS; this is encoded by the coding sequence ATGCAGTTGTATACAATTCGAAGAGCGACCCAGGAAGACGCTAAAGCGATTGCTTATGTACATGTAGAAAGTTGGAGAACAACCTATCAACCGCTGCTGGAGGAAGAAGACATCCAGAGCTTAACATTAGAGAACCGCATTACGTTATGGGAAACGATTTTAAAAGCTCCGATTAATAATCAAACGATCTTTGTGGCTACAGATGAATCGGAGAAGGTGGTTGGGTTTATATCAGGAGGAAAAGAGCGGACCAAGGTGTACGGCTATGATGGTGAAATCTATGCCATTTACCTGTTAGATGAGGTGCGAAAGAAGGGCCTTGGCACGGAATTATTGAAAGCGTTTACGAACGATATGGCGCAAAAAGGATATGGTTCTATTCTTGTATGGGTATTAACTCGTAACCCCAACAAACGATTCTATGAACGGTACGGTGCAGTTGCAGTGGAAGCCGAAAATATAACAATAGGAAAAGGGACGTATGAGGAGACGGCTTATGGATGGAAGCATTTAGACCACCTTTTAGAAACGCTGCCGGCTTCTTAA
- a CDS encoding putative ABC transporter permease subunit, producing the protein MNKTLLLSKVMMKMHFSWSTKSDGQKAGTFLVGALFIPLLLMWFWFLDSIIGGLYQVLSPAGLSPMILAISLIMVSIVLLFTSLPSILTSFFFSEDIETYIPLPMHPYQIIFGKSIGPLVTVYGFALFGLGPVFLLYGMYASASIGYFFTAIGTLLLFPIVPYVVAGLLMMVVMRYANISKNKDRTKVIAGIFSLIFIIGINIVIRLNQDPENVSKDVGQWLTNQEHTIWNTTKFIPNAFLATEGLNGQLPAWQSLLAFIGFVAFTIISAGVFLFAGQKLYYHGVRGVSGGGKGKKAVDLQRNNKTRKPFWSYTWKEIKIVFRTPSFFINCVIQNLFAPIFLAIMLFLDNGIGELTGEIGSVDGKYIILGMVGFTLFILGTNPTSTTAISREGRSWFTNLYMPIKPSTILFSKALAAFFIQGISLIILFFLFAFVIHIPLVHIILWVLLALGISWFSNLFGVYLDAKQPKLEWSDEQQVFKARFVPLQSMLIQAFCFGLFIFVLWVAPFKGTPITATLLFAGIGAAIYITQRLLYHVAINDFHKIQ; encoded by the coding sequence ATGAATAAGACTCTCTTACTCAGCAAAGTCATGATGAAGATGCACTTTTCGTGGTCCACTAAAAGTGATGGGCAAAAAGCAGGCACCTTTTTGGTGGGTGCTTTATTTATCCCCTTACTCCTGATGTGGTTTTGGTTCCTCGATAGTATAATCGGAGGGTTGTATCAGGTTTTATCACCAGCTGGCTTATCACCAATGATTCTAGCCATTTCTTTAATCATGGTAAGCATTGTTCTTTTATTTACTAGCCTCCCCTCGATTTTAACATCTTTTTTTTTCTCAGAAGATATCGAAACCTACATCCCACTCCCAATGCATCCGTATCAGATTATTTTCGGTAAATCCATCGGGCCCCTAGTGACCGTGTATGGTTTCGCGTTATTTGGACTTGGCCCTGTTTTTCTCTTGTACGGAATGTACGCATCGGCCTCCATCGGTTATTTTTTTACGGCAATCGGAACACTTCTTTTATTCCCAATTGTCCCCTATGTTGTAGCTGGCCTTCTCATGATGGTAGTGATGCGTTATGCAAACATCTCAAAGAATAAAGATCGAACAAAGGTAATCGCTGGAATCTTTTCGCTAATATTTATTATTGGTATAAATATAGTGATTAGACTGAATCAAGACCCAGAGAATGTATCCAAGGATGTCGGTCAATGGCTAACGAATCAAGAACATACGATTTGGAATACAACGAAGTTTATACCGAATGCCTTCTTAGCTACAGAAGGACTTAATGGGCAACTCCCAGCATGGCAATCCCTTCTCGCTTTTATTGGGTTCGTAGCTTTCACAATCATAAGTGCAGGCGTCTTTTTATTTGCAGGGCAGAAACTCTATTACCATGGAGTCAGAGGAGTATCAGGCGGAGGAAAAGGAAAGAAAGCTGTAGACCTTCAGAGGAACAACAAAACCCGGAAACCTTTTTGGAGCTATACGTGGAAAGAAATCAAAATCGTTTTTCGAACGCCTTCCTTCTTTATTAATTGTGTGATTCAAAACTTATTTGCCCCTATCTTTCTGGCCATCATGTTATTCCTAGATAACGGGATCGGAGAATTAACGGGTGAAATCGGTTCTGTTGATGGCAAATATATCATACTTGGGATGGTCGGCTTTACACTATTTATACTCGGAACAAACCCGACTTCTACCACTGCCATCTCACGAGAAGGACGAAGTTGGTTCACGAACTTATATATGCCCATCAAACCAAGTACTATCCTATTCAGTAAAGCCTTAGCCGCCTTTTTCATCCAAGGAATTTCGCTCATTATTCTGTTCTTCCTTTTCGCCTTTGTTATCCACATTCCTTTGGTGCACATCATTCTTTGGGTGTTGTTAGCGCTTGGAATAAGTTGGTTCTCTAATTTGTTTGGTGTTTATTTAGATGCTAAGCAACCTAAGCTTGAGTGGAGCGATGAGCAACAGGTGTTTAAGGCCAGGTTTGTGCCCTTGCAAAGTATGCTAATCCAGGCCTTTTGCTTTGGTCTATTTATATTCGTACTTTGGGTAGCTCCTTTTAAAGGCACCCCCATAACAGCCACTCTTCTCTTCGCAGGGATTGGCGCTGCGATTTATATCACACAACGTCTGCTTTATCATGTTGCCATAAATGACTTTCATAAGATTCAATAA
- a CDS encoding cation diffusion facilitator family transporter, which yields MNEYENLKKGEQGAWISICAYLILSATKLIIASIGQSEALRADGLNNVTDVIASLAVLIGLRISRKPPDKDHHYGHFRAETIGSLIAAFIMMTVGLQVIYETIQQIFAGQEAQPSLLTAWTAAGAAVVMYGVYLYNLRLSKRINSHSLYAAAQDNRSDALVSIGAFIGIIGAQFGAFWLDPVAGFIVGLIICKTAYDIFRDASHTLTDGVNEELLDQVKETLNQDSDVKVVEDVKARLHGNQVLVDATILVDPELSVQQGHDITDRLEDSLADEHGIYHTHIHIEPYHDEDHTQNS from the coding sequence ATGAATGAATATGAGAACCTAAAAAAAGGTGAGCAAGGTGCATGGATTAGCATCTGTGCTTATCTCATATTGTCTGCCACAAAATTAATTATTGCTTCTATTGGTCAATCAGAGGCGTTACGCGCAGATGGCTTAAACAACGTAACGGACGTTATTGCATCCCTAGCCGTACTGATCGGGTTACGCATTTCACGTAAGCCACCTGATAAAGACCACCACTATGGACACTTCAGGGCTGAAACCATCGGCTCATTAATTGCTGCTTTCATTATGATGACTGTAGGACTACAGGTTATCTACGAAACCATTCAGCAAATCTTCGCTGGGCAAGAGGCACAACCAAGTCTGCTAACTGCATGGACAGCAGCTGGTGCAGCCGTAGTTATGTATGGAGTGTATCTCTATAACTTACGCTTATCCAAACGGATCAACAGTCACTCCTTATATGCAGCAGCTCAGGATAATCGCTCAGATGCCCTCGTCAGTATTGGCGCTTTCATCGGAATTATAGGTGCTCAATTTGGTGCTTTTTGGCTTGATCCCGTCGCTGGTTTTATAGTTGGACTTATTATTTGTAAAACAGCTTATGATATTTTCCGCGACGCTTCCCATACGTTAACAGATGGCGTTAATGAGGAGCTTCTCGATCAAGTTAAAGAAACACTCAATCAGGATAGTGATGTGAAAGTCGTGGAAGATGTAAAAGCCCGCTTACACGGCAACCAGGTACTCGTTGACGCAACCATCCTAGTGGATCCAGAACTTAGCGTGCAGCAAGGTCATGACATCACAGACCGCCTTGAGGATTCATTAGCTGATGAACACGGTATCTATCACACTCATATTCATATCGAACCGTATCATGACGAAGATCACACTCAGAATAGCTAG